A region of Corvus cornix cornix isolate S_Up_H32 chromosome 3, ASM73873v5, whole genome shotgun sequence DNA encodes the following proteins:
- the GAREM2 gene encoding GRB2-associated and regulator of MAPK protein 2, whose translation MEKLAAGLARLRWSPAALPLDAIVSQCRLPTLVCLGQGERVEGVTAQDVLLVHSCRQWTTVTAHSLEEGHYVIGPKIDIPLQYPGKFKLLDQDRDLREPVQYFNSVEEVASIFPDRIFVMEAITFSVKVVSGEFSEDSEVYNFTLNAGDELTLMGQAEILCAKTVKEKSRFNTLLRKLGKAAPAAGARQVKGKMPCLICMNHRTNESLSLPFQCKGRFSTRSPLELRLQEGEHTIRSIIEKVRLPVNVAVPSRPARNPYDLHAIREGHCYKLVSIISKTVVLCCILRREELVPFHFLLLTDMPRFQLPEGLLAGDPQLEKLLRDSAAYCHDRFNPDEYSRAVREAKPDFLEECASPRRLRLCLPACARDELSQPLQRLSLCACGSGGPREPPARCQGPRGLGGGTPRPPLPDFPDPDREYMTPDWAEPEFRTQEPLEIPYEELWSNPSPEGCCELGGGTGGRPDLVSFGAVTPRGSPHRPGDEPRGDTPPPVPPKSEAVKEECRLLNAPPVPPRGSRPPAPCSPPAPLRCPKLAPAPSPSPSLSYYSSGLHDGSAPRSGSGSPSPDAYSLYCYPCTWADCKAAESPGRPLPPAQPAPSSWSDPWAFPEPGAGAGSGCSTPLLGAEPPLKPFRSCPRLKPPHPQKRFAPFGALNPFAGPAEWPESPEWPKAPSAPAAPSSSSSPEPFAPAEEPAAPPRPPKGLDGDGIVIRGAAPLSPAVLRGAEGVTRLYLAQGVIEVPPAARADGGAPPAAPRPSGDSPAWLPPADLSALSLEEVSKCLRFIGLSEDVVSFFARERIDGSIFVQLSEEILADDFRLTKLQVKKIMQFIKGWRPKI comes from the exons GTGAGCGCGTGGAGGGGGTGACAGCCCAGGACGTGCTGCTGGTCCACTCGTGCCGGCAGTGGACGACGGTGACAGCCCACAGCCTGGAGGAGGGACACTACGTCATCGGGCCCAAAATCGACATCCCGCTCCAGTACCCAG GGAAGTTCAAGCTGCTGGACCAGGACCGGGACCTCCGCGAGCCCGTGCAGTACTTCAACAGCGTGGAGGAGGTGGCCAGCATCTTCCCAGACCGCATCTTTGTCATGGAGGCCATCACCTTCAGCGTGAAG GTGGTGTCGGGGGAGTTCAGCGAGGACAGCGAGGTTTACAACTTCACGCTGAACGCGGGGGACGAGCTGACGCTGATGGGGCAAGCGGAGATCCTGTGCGCCAAGACGGTGAAGGAGAAGTCGCGCTTCAACACCCTCCTGCGCAAGCTGGGCAAGGCGgcgccggcggcgggggcgcggcaGGTGAAGGGCAAGATGCCGTGCCTGATCTGCATGAACCACCGCACCAACGagagcctgagcctgcccttCCAGTGCAAGGGCCGCTTCAGCACGCGCAGCCCGCTGGAGCTGCGGCTGCAGGAGGGCGAGCACACCATCCGCAGCATCATCGAGAAGGTGCGGCTGCCCGTGAACGTGGCCGTGCCCAGCCGGCCCGCCCGCAACCCCTACGACCTGCACGCCATCCGCGAGGGCCACTGCTACAAGCTGGTCAGCATCATCTCCAAGACGGTGGTGCTGTGCTGCATCCTGCGCCGGGAGGAGCTGGTGCCCTTCCACTTCCTGCTGCTCACCGACATGCCCCGCTTCCAGCTGCCCGAGGGGCTGCTGGCCGGGGACCCgcagctggagaagctgctgcgGGACAGCGCCGCGTATTGCCACGACCGCTTCAACCCCGACGAGTACTCGCGGGCCGTGCGCGAGGCCAAGCCGGACTTCCTGGAGGAATGTGCGAGCCCGCGGCGCCTGCGGCTCTGCCTGCCCGCCTGCGCCCGCGACGAGCTCAGCCAGCCCCTGCAGCGCCTCTCCCTCTGTGCCTGCGGCTCCGGGGGTCCCCGGGAGCCCCCCGCCCGCTGCCAGGGACCGCGGGGCCTCGGCGGGGGCACCCCGCGCCCGCCGCTGCCCGACTTCCCCGACCCCGACCGGGAGTACATGACGCCCGACTGGGCCGAGCCCGAGTTCAGGACTCAGGAGCCGCTGGAGATTCCCTACGAGGAGCTCTGGAGCAATCCCAGCCCCGAGGGCTGCTGCGAGCTGGGCGGCGGCACCGGCGGCCGGCCGGACCTCGTGTCCTTCGGGGCTGTCACCCCGCGGGGCTCCCCGCACCGCCCCGGGGACGAGCCCCGCGGGGACACCCCACCCCCTGTGCCACCCAAATCGGAGGCG GTGAAGGAGGAGTGCCGGCTGCTGAACGCGCCCCCGGTGCCGCCCCGGGGCagccgccccccggccccctgcagccccccggccccccTGCGCTGCCCGAAGCTGGCGCCCGCGCCCTcgcccagccccagcctctcGTACTACTCCTCGGGGCTCCACGACGG GTCGGCCCCGCGGAGCGGCAGCGGCTCGCCCTCGCCCGACGCCTACTCGCTGTACTGCTACCCCTGCACCTGGGCCGACTGCAAGGCGGCGGAGTCCCCCGGGCGGCCGCTGCCCCCCGCCCAGCCCGCGCCCAGCTCCTGGTCCGACCCCTGGGCGTTCCCCGAGCCGGGCGCCGGGGCGGGCAGCGGCTGCTCCACGCCGCTGCTGGGGGCCGAGCCCCCCCTGAAGCCCTTCCGCAGCTGCCCCCGCCTCAAGCCCCCGCACCCCCAAAAGCGCTTTGCCCCCTTCGGGGCGCTCAACCCCTTCGCCGGCCCGGCCGAGTGGCCGGAGAGCCCCGAGTGGCCCAAAGCGCCTTCGGCCCCGGCcgccccctcctcctcctcctcgccggAACCCTTCGCCCCCGCCGAGGAGCCGGCGGCCCCCCCTCGGCCCCCCAAGGGCTTGGACGGGGACGGCATCGTCATCCGGGGGGCGGCCCCGCTGTCCCCCGCCGTCCTGCGCGGGGCCGAGGGCGTCACCCGCCTGTACCTGGCCCAGGGTGTCATCGAGGTGCCGCCGGCGGCGCGGGCGGACGGGGgggccccgccggccgcccccCGGCCCAGCGGGGACAGCCCGGCCTGGCTGCCCCCCGCCGACCTCTCGGCGCTGTCGCTGGAGGAGGTGTCCAAGTGCCTGCGCTTCATCGGCCTCTCCGAGGACGTCGTGAGCTTCTTCGCCCGCGAGCGCATCGACGGCAGCATCTTCGTGCAGCTCAGCGAGGAGATCCTGGCCGACGACTTCCGCCTCACCAAGCTCCAGGTGAAGAAGATCATGCAGTTCATCAAGGGCTGGCGCCCCAAGATCTAG